In the Blautia coccoides genome, TTGAAATACCCGAAAAATCTCTTGAATATTTACACGATACAGACTTCTAATATCCCCATCTCCCACAAAATATGTAATGATGACAATTACTATCAGATGTAGAACCTGATCGATCATAAAAACAACACATTTATTCAGTAAAAAATCATTTATCCTTTTACCATTGGATTTGAAAATAAAAAACTTCAATACATCGATCAATGCATGTGATATGCAGAAGAATGCTATGTATTTCCAGTCCAATCCTGGCAGGAATAGATAAAACCATAGCATGGAAGTCACTGCATATATTATTACATGGTACAATGTCCATCTAAAATATAATCGTTTCCTTTGTGCCATTTTTCCCGTTTAAAAATAAAAATCTGCCAATATATGAATCGTTAAGAATGAAGCAAATACATATTTTATCATGTCATTTCCTCTAATATATTTCCAATATTTTTCAATGCTCTTTCATATACATAGTAATTCCCCGCCGCTAAAGCTTTCTGAACACTGGACTGCGTTATCCCCATTCTGTATGCTGTATTTTTTTGTCCATCCTGGTGTTTTAGCATATCCCATATTATCTCTCTCTGCCTTTCTGTCCATGACCGTTCAACTGCACTGATCAGCTCAAAAATAGTATTTAGCATGATTTCCGTACTTTTATTTACCTCATCTGTCACCAAATAAATATTAGACGGCAGAGTTTTATTCCTGTTCTCATTTTCCTTTAATAAATTGATGGCCATTCTTGCATTATAATAACCTGGTCCGTCAGCCCCCAGTGCCATCTCCGTATTGATATCAGTCGTTATTTTACCTATTCCGATTCCAAAGCGCAGTTCAACAGGGTATAACCGCATTTGTATTTCACTGATAATTTTTAAAACACCTTTGGCATTATATAATAATCCCTGAAATTCATCGCCTAATGTTATGAGAAATTTCGCTGAAATATCGGCTTCATACTTTTCATTGATTTCTTCAAGTACGTTTCTCAACTGTACTTGAACCTCATTTCTCTTTTCCAGATTTCTTGAATTTTTTATATCACCTATGACAGCCGTAAATATCTTGTCATTCTGAATTAGGAACATAATTCCACCTCCTGATTATGACTATGATACACCCTTATATATGAATAATCAAGTTTTATTCATATATAAGGCGATATTTTTGTTTTATTCATCAAACCTTCTCCTTTGAACGTCTTTCCTCTCCCCTGCATACTATACAATAGATTCTCCCGTCCGGAAATCCCGGTCGGAAATGGAGGAAAAAATGTCTCTTACTCCGCTTTTTACCCTGTCTCTGGATGAAACAGGGATTGTCAAATCCATACTGACGGACAATGCCAGTCCGGCGCAGCAGCAGACCATCAAACGCCTTATGGATTTAGGTCTGATTGAAAACACAAAAGTTACCTGCGTTGGAGTGAGTGCCTTTGGAAGTCCAAAAGCTTTTCTCATCCGGGGCGCTGTCCTGGCTCTCAGAAAAGAAGAGGCTTCTCTTATTCTTGTTAAAAAAAATTAAAGATGGAAGTGTGCTGTGACATGCTTCTGTCATATGGATCAAGAGGTGAATAGTTCTGAAGAAAGAAAAGAAAAGGGAGGTTCCCCTCCGTAATATAGCATTGATCGGTAATCCCAATGTAGGTAAAAGCACTGTGTTCAACGCACTGACAGGTATGCATCAGCATACAGGGAACTGGTGCGGAAAGACAGTGGAATGTGCCGCCGGTACCCGTATTTGCCGGGGAAAGGAATACCGTTTTGTAGATTTGCCGGGATGCTACTCTCTCTCCTGCCGTTCCAGTGAGGAGGAGATTTCCCGTGATTATATCCTGCAAAGTCACCCCGATGTGGTGGTGGCAGTCTGCGACGCCACTTGTCTGGAGCGGAATCTCAATCTGGTGCTCCAGATCTGTGCTGTCACTCCCCATGTGCTTCTATGCGTAAATCTCATGGATGAAGCCAGGAAAAAGCATATCCGAATAGACTTTCCCAGGCTCCAGAAAGAACTTAAGATCCCTGTAATCGGAATAGCAGCCAGAAGCCGAAAGGGCCTTGAACGGATATTCGGGGGAATAGAAGATGCCCTTTCCAACACAGCGGCTGTTACCCCTGTTCCTGATATTTATGGCAGAAATGCAGAGATATGCTGCGCGTCTGCGGAATACTGCGGCACCTATGTCCAACAGGCCGCAGGTATCTGCAAAGCCTGCGTCACTTTGGAAAACCCGGATTATGCCAGAAAGGACAGGAAGCTGGATAAAATTTTCACCAGTAAATGCACCGGTTTTCCCATTATGCTTCTCTTCCTGCTCTGCATTTTCTGGATCACCATTGTGGGGGCAAATGTGCCCTCCGACCTGCTGAACAAGGGACTTTTTTGGCTGGAGCCGCAGTTTTACCATGGACTTCTCATGATTGGACTTCCTGAAATCCTCTGTCAGATTTTGATCTACGGAGTATACCGGGTTGCTGCCTGGGTGGTAAGTGTAATGCTCCCTCCCATGGCTATTTTCTTCCCGCTTTTTACTCTGCTGGAGGATTATGGATATCTTCCCCGTGTGGCCTTTAATCTGGACCACTGTTTCCAGAAATGTTGTGCATGCGGAAAACAGGCGCTCACCATGTGCATGGTTGATATCAGGATATGATTTTTCTGAATCTGAAATAAATTCTCACAGACTGTTTTTTTATACGTCCAAACTCCGTTTCCCGGTAACTTCCCTGACCGATTTCAATACGGTCAATAAAGTGAAAAAGCAGTTCACGGGACAGTTTCTCCGGCTCGGTGAAACCACGCAGTACCTTTTTCAGTTGTTCTATCGTATCCTCTTTTCTTTCATTGCTGACATTTGTCTTCAGACTTTTTATCTTCACGGAAATCTCATGGTTTTCTCCCTCATATCTGCTGAGCAGTTTCTTCATCCTCTCTTCCCCCAGCACGCCCTCCACGTGATCCTCATAGAGCTTTTCAATCAGTCTGTCCAGTTCACGGCAGCGCCTTTCCAGGAGAGAAATCTGTTTTTTTCTGTCCGTTTTGGCATTTTGTTTTTCCAGATATTTCTCCGCACGTTCCAAAATTTCATACTCTTCCTGTCCGGAAATAGAAACCGACTCCCGGATAGCGGATAATATAATACTGCAGAGGGTGTCATAATCCATAAAATGATTTGTACACTCTTTTGTTCCGTATAGTTTATAAGCACCACATGCGAGATTCGCAGAAGAGCCTTTTTTCCTGGTCCCCACAGCGGACATGTTCCTGCCGCAGTCCGCACATTTTGCAATTCCTGAAAATATATTTTTAAATTCACCTTTTTGGGCGCAGGTGCGCTGCCTGCTCCTGCGGCCTGCCATGGCAAAAACCTCCCGGCTGACTAAGGGTTCATGTGTATTTTTAACTACATACCAATCCTCTTTTGGATTTTTGACTGTTGTCCCGCTTTTAAAAGATATTTTTGTAGTCTTTCCCTGCGCCATATGTCCCAGATATACTATATTGTGCAGCATTTTCGTGATGGTCGATGAGGTCCACCCTCTCCGTTTCCCAAAATCCACCGTACTTTCCGAAGGCTTTTTCTTTTGGCGGTATTCCAGAGGAGTAGGAACCTGCCGCCGGTTCAGTTCCCTGGAAATATCAACAGGCAAAATGCCTTTGGCGGCTTTCCCAAATATCTCCCTTACGATCTCTGCCGGCTCTTCATCCGCTACCAGATGATGTTTATCCACAGGGTCCCGCATATAGCCGTAAGGTGCAAATGCACTGACAAAATCCCCCTCCTCCATATGAGTCATAAAAGAGGAGCGTATTTTTTTGCTGATATCCCTGGCGTACATCTCATTGATAATGTTTTTAAAGGGAGCGATATCCGTGTAGGGGCTGTCAGAATCATATCCATCATTGATGGCAATATACCGCACCTTCTTCGATGGAAAATAAATCTCCGTATACTGTCCGGTCAGAATATAGTCACGCCCCAGACGAGACAGATCTTTGGTGATCACCATATTGACTTTACTGTTTTCTATATCCCGGATCATACGCCTGAAATCGGGACGCTCAAAGGTGGTGCCCGAAATGCCGTCATCCACATACTCATCATATACGTAGTAATGATTCTCCGCCGCATAAGCTCTGAGCATTTTTCTCTGCGTGGTAATACTGGCACTCTCACCTTCGCCTTCATCGTCTTTTGAAAGGCGCATATAGAGAGCCGCCGAATACCGTTTCTTTTCAGGCAGCATATTGTTACTCAATAGATTCCCCTTTCAGAACAATACCACTGACGACTGTTATCAACTGTCGGCGCACCTATTTTTTCAATCAGCAGCTCCAACAGCAGCTCTTTCAGTGTTACTTCGTCGGAAAATCTCAACTCCACAACATAGTCCGCAGTTTTCTCTTCCATATAATACCCCTTTTCACATCATACATAAAAAGCTATGTATAACTTCTTCATAGACAATTTATGTTGCTCTGCTTGTACGGTATGATATCTGCTGAACAGCGAACCTCTGATATTTCTCTAAAAGAAAGGCTCTCTCTTATTCATGTGCCTTCCACGCACATTCCATAAGCTCCATATCTGTAAACACAGCTTTAAAAGATGATTCCTCAGGGCTGCAGGCGTACACGCCGAAAGAGATCTCATCTGCACCCTCCCAGAAATGACAGATACGCATCTGCTTATAATTCACCCCGTCTGTACTGCATTCAAAACAAAAATCCGACTCACGTCTGCTGAAACGATACCACATTTCTTTGACAGACGCAGGGATATCTGTTGTGGCCCAGTCAGAATATCCGTGGTTTGTGACTACGCTTCCCAGACGTTGTAATTCTTCATTTTCATATTCTATAGAAGCTTTCATCCAGTTGTCGCTGTCAAGGTATGCTGCTACCCCGCACTGATCAAATCTTCTTTTACTTTCAAATGTGGTTTTCACAACAAAAGAAAAATACTTCTCTTTTGTCTTCATCTGCAGTACAGGCGCATTGTCATTGCGGAATCCGTAATATGTGCGCTGCCACAGATCCGTTCCCGGTTCTGTGTAAATTTCTATCCTTTCATTCGTTACTTTTGACTGCTTTGGCTCTCTTGTCCAAAATAAATTTTTGCTGTTAAAACACTCCATAACACTTTCCTCCACTTTCTTTGTACTTTTATGCAATTACTCCGATTCCCTGTCTCCAGCTCCTTTGTCAGACATAAACCCACTATTTTTTATGCTTCCATATTCTGTCTGATGAGCTTTTCATTTCCAGGAATATGTTTATATTATAAAGCCCGAAGCCGGCTGCAAGTCAATATCTTTTTCCATATTTCATATATTACAGTATCAGAGTATGTCTCAGAATTGCTTTTATCAGACTGCGCGCCGAAATTTGTGGGAAATCTGGAAACAACAACAAAGAAGCCCGGCAAAATGTGACATTTTAGCCGGACTGCTTTAACATAACCCCCTGTCTCTGTCTTCCCAATTCTCTGTCACGCCAGATTTCCCGGCCCGAATCCCATAGGCAGAAGTTCCTTTAATGTATAAATCTCATAATGCTCCGTATCCGTAGCCAGGATGATCTGAAAGCTCTCCGGGCTGCAGAATTCCATCATCACCTGCCGGCATACGCCGCAGGGCGCTGTGTATTCCGTAAGAATACCGTTTTTTCCGCCCACGATACAGATGGCGTCGAACTCTCTCTCCCCTTCGCTGACCGCTTTAAAAAAAGCTGTTCTCTCTGCGCAGTTGGTGGGAGTATAAGATGCATTTTCAATATTGCACCCCTTATATATTTTCCCCTCCGGTGTATGGAGCGCTGCTCCCACCTTAAAATGAGAATAAGGTGTGTAAGCACTCTCCATTGCCTCAATCGCCTGTTTGATCAATTCTTTTACTGGAATCATAATGTTACTCCTATACAAGTCTGATTAGCCTTTTGACTACTTGTTGCTTTACTGTTTCTATCGCTGTGCCTTCGCCGCTTTTACCAGACGGCTGGTCCCAAGACGGTCCGCACCCAGCTTTACAAACTCTTCCCCATCGGCAAAGGAGGATATCCCGCCGGCTGCTTTTACTTTCTTGTCATTTCCCGTGTATTCTCTCATAAGCTTCACATCTTCAAATGTTGCCCCATGGGTTGAAAAGCCTGTAGATGTCTTGATATACTCCGCATCTGATTCTGTGACTGTTCTGCACATCTGGATCTTCTCTTCCTCTGTGAGCAGGCAAGTCTCAATGATGACCTTCAGCAGTTTTCCATTGCAGGCTTTCTTAACTGCCTGGATCTCTTCTCTGACCAGATCATACCGGCCTTCCTTCACCCATCCCAGGTTGATGACCATGTCAATTTCCTCTGCCCCGTTCCTCACAGCGTCCTCAGTTTCAAAAACCTTCACGGCAGTGGTATTATATCCGTTTGGAAAACCGATGACTGTACATACCGGCATTTTGTCTCCCAGGTACTCTGCTGCCTGTTTCACATAAGATGGCGGAATGCAGACAGATGCCGTCTGATAGGCTACCGCATCATCGCATATAACCTTGATTTCCTCCCAGGTAGCTGTCTGAGCCAGCAGTGTATGGTCAACTTTACTTAATATTTCTCTCTGTTCCATCTTAATATCCTCCTTGAAATGACAGCGGTTATCTTGATTCTGTGATCGCTGTTCTGTTATTGTTATTCCGTTATTGTTGTTATGTTGTAACTATTCAGTAGGTCTGCGCATTTACTGCGCTGACCGTAAGAAAACGTTCAGCAGCCAGGCATAAATCCCATCGCCAAAGGCGATTTGCATGGATTTTTGCACGTAACTGTAAGGGTACTGAACAGTTACGTTCTGTTATCGTTATCCTGTTATCTTCTTATATATTATTCCGATACTGTCAGTTTGTCCAGACAAGAAATCCCTATAGTTCCCTCCGGCCTCTTCACCTGGAAATTATCCGCCACAGTTGCCCCGATCCTTCCGAAATCACTGCTCTCTTCCAGCTCTCCCCCGCGTGTAAACGCCGGCGAATATGCCAGAAATGGTACTTTTTCCCGTGTGTGGTCTGTCCCGGTATATGTCGGGTCATTTCCGTGATCCGCAGTCAGGATCAGCAGATCCTCTTCTCCCAGACTTCCAATCAGTACACCCAGTTTTTCATCAAACTGTTCCAGCTCACGGGCGTATCCCTCTGCGTCCCTTCTGTGTCCCCACAGGGCATCAAAATCCACCAGATTCACAAAGCAGAGTCCGTGAAACTCTTTCCCTGCCATTTCTATGGTCTGTTCCATCCCGTGGAGGGAACTTTTTGATTTATATGCCTGGGTAATGCCCTCTCCGTCAAAGATATCCTTGATCTTCCCAATGGAGATCACATCATAAGACGCCTCTTTCAGCGCATCCAGAACTGTTTTCTGAAAAGGCTTCACTGCATAGTCATGACGGTTCGATGTGCGCTTAAACTCCCCTTTTTTTCTTCCCACATAAGGGCGCGCAATGACTCTTCCCACCATCCATTCCTCCCTCATGGTCAGTTCCCTGGCAATCTCGCAGTAATGATACAGAGTCTCAAGACCCATAGTCTCTTCATTTCCGCAGATCTGCAGGACGGAATCCGCAGAAGTATAGACAATCAGATGTCCTTTTTCTACTTCTTCCTCCCCCAGCTCCTCCAGGATTTCTGTGCCGCTGGCGCTTTTATTTCCGATGATTTTTCTCCCGGTGCGCTTTTCCAGCTCATGGATCAGTTCTTCCGGAAAGCCATGCTCTGTAAAAGTCTTAAAAGGCCTTGTGGTGTGAAGCCCCATCATCTCCCAGTGTCCCGTCATAGTATCCTTCCCGCTGCTGGCCTCCCTCATGGCAGAATAATAAGCAAGAGGAGACGGCGTGCTGCCAACCCCATTAAGGGGAAGGATATTCCCTATCCCCATTTTCTCCAGGTTGGGGATCTGAAGAGTCTTCCCTTTTTTGTACCTGTAATCCGCAATATGTCCCAATGTGTTGGCACCTGCATCTCCAAACTGTTCCGCATCCGGCATGGCGCCTACCCCCAGTGAATCCAGCACCACCACAAAGATACGCTTGAATTTCTCCATAATCAGTCTCCTTTATTCTGCTCTTAAATCAGTTTCACATTCACATACTCAGCTTCTATTTCTGTCGCGTCAGTGATCCCCTCATCTTTTAAAATGGTGATCTCATTATCCGCTATCTTTTCATATATGGTATCATACTGCTCCTGTGTAAATACAGTAAATCTGGAAGTATCCATGGGAAGCTGTACTCCATCCTCTGAGGCGTCCAGCGTAATGCTCTCTCCTCCTTTAAATTCCCCGTTATAAAAATCTGTCAGATAGTCATAGACTGCTTTGCTCAGATTTTTCATGGCGGAGGTAATGACCGTCTCTGACTCTGCACTCTGGTCCACATCCACGCCGATCACCTTTTTCCCTGCATTTTCAGCGGCCTTCATGACAGAGTTTCCCACAGGACCACCGCAGGAGAAGATCACCTCTGTCCCCTCATTATACCAGGACGCCGCTTTTGCCATGTTCTCCGGGGATGCCTCGAAGTTACCCACATATGTATATTTCATATCAATACTGCCCGGAGCCATACCCTTTTCTCTTGCTGCGTAATCAGCTCCCTGGATAAAGCCATATCCATACCGGATAACCGCCGGAACTGCGATCCCGCCCATAAATCCAAGCTTTGTATAGCCTTCATAGACCGCCGCGTAGCCTGCCAGAAATCCTGCCTGCTCCTCCGCAAAATAGATTGATGCTGTATTCTCCCCTATATCTGGTTCCGGGGAATCCGCGGAATGCGGTGTCCCATCCAGAATTATGAACTTCACTTCCGGGTGCTTCTGCTGCATGGTATGGATGGGGATCTCGTACAGATATCCCGGACACACCACCACTTTCGCGCCGCCTTTTGCCGCCAGATTGATAGAGGTGGTGAATGCCTCATCCGATTTCTCCGTGGGCTGATAATACTTATGGGTGATACCGAATTCCTCCGAATATCTTGCAAGTCCTTCCCAGGAACCTTGATTAAAAGAGCGGTCATCTATACTTCCCACGTCTGTGCTCAGGGCCAATTCCGCGCCTTTTCCGCTGCTGACCTTTGCCGCCTGCTTTGCGCCCAGCCCGCATCCGACCAGGGATACACTAAGAACTGACGCCAGTAACAGACTTATCACTTTTTTCATCATTCTATTATATCCTCCTATCTGCTTCCTTTATCATACGGAATACCTTCTGCCTTCGGAGCTTTGGATTTGCCGGAAGAAAAGGCAAGTACGATCAGTGTCACCACATACGGCAGCATTTTATAGATCTCATTGGGAATCGGCAGGTCCTTGATAACCGGGATCCCGGAATAAGCACTGGCAAGTGTCTTTAAAACACCGAAGAAAAATGCCGCGCCAAGAATTCCCTTTGTTCTCCACTGTCCAAAGATCAGCACTGCCAGCGCCAGGAATCCGTATCCCGCTACACTTGCATTAAAATTGGTGGAGGTGGGAATCACAAAGATCAATCCCCCCACACCTGCAAGGACACCTGAAATCAGGACACCCGCATATCTGATCTTATATACATTGATGCCTACCGAATCCGCTGCCTGGGGATGTTCCCCGCAGGCGCGCAGCCGAAGTCCAAATCTGGTCCTGCTGATCAAAACAGAGGCTGCAATAAAAATAAAAATACCAATATAGGTGGAGAGATAACAGTTACGGAAAAACATAGGTCCGATGACCGGAATGTCTCCCAGGACAGGCACTTTCTCTATATGGAAGGTATCTGTAAAAGGAACCTGGGATTTTCCCTGCACCATCCTTGCCATAAAAAGAGCAAAGGCCGGTGCAAACATATTCAGAGCTGTACCGCTGATCGTCTGGTCTGCCTTCAGATTGACAGAGGCAAAGGCATGGAGCAGGGAGAATACAGCCCCGGCTGCTGCTGCCACTAAGAAAGCCAGCAGAAACAATCCCTGTCCGCTCAAACGGTCCTGAAATACATTGATAAAGCCAATACTGATAAACGCTCCCATGACCATAATACCTTCCAGGGCGATATTGATAACACCGCTGCGTTCAGAGAACATTCCGCCCAATGCCACGATCAAAAGGGGAATAGAAAAAAACATGGTCTGCTGTATTAAAAAATAGATAATGTTCATAATGCTGTCTCCTCCCTTTTTGATCTCTTTGTCCATTTGCGGATAAATGTCTTAAACAGCAGGGAAAATGCCCCAAAATATATGATCGCCGAAATGATAATATCTATCAGTTCCGGAGTAAAGCTGAGAAGCTGGAGATTATAGCCGCCGATGGTGATATGCGCAATGAACAGACTGGCCAACAGGATCCCAAAAGGATTGGACAATCCCAAAAGCGCAACGGAAATCCCTGAAAATCCCTGGGACGCGATCACATCTAATACCTGCATATGCTTTCCGAAA is a window encoding:
- a CDS encoding DUF1349 domain-containing protein translates to MECFNSKNLFWTREPKQSKVTNERIEIYTEPGTDLWQRTYYGFRNDNAPVLQMKTKEKYFSFVVKTTFESKRRFDQCGVAAYLDSDNWMKASIEYENEELQRLGSVVTNHGYSDWATTDIPASVKEMWYRFSRRESDFCFECSTDGVNYKQMRICHFWEGADEISFGVYACSPEESSFKAVFTDMELMECAWKAHE
- a CDS encoding FeoA family protein — translated: MSLTPLFTLSLDETGIVKSILTDNASPAQQQTIKRLMDLGLIENTKVTCVGVSAFGSPKAFLIRGAVLALRKEEASLILVKKN
- a CDS encoding phosphopentomutase, producing MEKFKRIFVVVLDSLGVGAMPDAEQFGDAGANTLGHIADYRYKKGKTLQIPNLEKMGIGNILPLNGVGSTPSPLAYYSAMREASSGKDTMTGHWEMMGLHTTRPFKTFTEHGFPEELIHELEKRTGRKIIGNKSASGTEILEELGEEEVEKGHLIVYTSADSVLQICGNEETMGLETLYHYCEIARELTMREEWMVGRVIARPYVGRKKGEFKRTSNRHDYAVKPFQKTVLDALKEASYDVISIGKIKDIFDGEGITQAYKSKSSLHGMEQTIEMAGKEFHGLCFVNLVDFDALWGHRRDAEGYARELEQFDEKLGVLIGSLGEEDLLILTADHGNDPTYTGTDHTREKVPFLAYSPAFTRGGELEESSDFGRIGATVADNFQVKRPEGTIGISCLDKLTVSE
- a CDS encoding BMP family ABC transporter substrate-binding protein; amino-acid sequence: MMKKVISLLLASVLSVSLVGCGLGAKQAAKVSSGKGAELALSTDVGSIDDRSFNQGSWEGLARYSEEFGITHKYYQPTEKSDEAFTTSINLAAKGGAKVVVCPGYLYEIPIHTMQQKHPEVKFIILDGTPHSADSPEPDIGENTASIYFAEEQAGFLAGYAAVYEGYTKLGFMGGIAVPAVIRYGYGFIQGADYAAREKGMAPGSIDMKYTYVGNFEASPENMAKAASWYNEGTEVIFSCGGPVGNSVMKAAENAGKKVIGVDVDQSAESETVITSAMKNLSKAVYDYLTDFYNGEFKGGESITLDASEDGVQLPMDTSRFTVFTQEQYDTIYEKIADNEITILKDEGITDATEIEAEYVNVKLI
- a CDS encoding SatD family protein, yielding MFLIQNDKIFTAVIGDIKNSRNLEKRNEVQVQLRNVLEEINEKYEADISAKFLITLGDEFQGLLYNAKGVLKIISEIQMRLYPVELRFGIGIGKITTDINTEMALGADGPGYYNARMAINLLKENENRNKTLPSNIYLVTDEVNKSTEIMLNTIFELISAVERSWTERQREIIWDMLKHQDGQKNTAYRMGITQSSVQKALAAGNYYVYERALKNIGNILEEMT
- the cdd gene encoding cytidine deaminase, translated to MIPVKELIKQAIEAMESAYTPYSHFKVGAALHTPEGKIYKGCNIENASYTPTNCAERTAFFKAVSEGEREFDAICIVGGKNGILTEYTAPCGVCRQVMMEFCSPESFQIILATDTEHYEIYTLKELLPMGFGPGNLA
- a CDS encoding ABC transporter permease encodes the protein MNIIYFLIQQTMFFSIPLLIVALGGMFSERSGVINIALEGIMVMGAFISIGFINVFQDRLSGQGLFLLAFLVAAAAGAVFSLLHAFASVNLKADQTISGTALNMFAPAFALFMARMVQGKSQVPFTDTFHIEKVPVLGDIPVIGPMFFRNCYLSTYIGIFIFIAASVLISRTRFGLRLRACGEHPQAADSVGINVYKIRYAGVLISGVLAGVGGLIFVIPTSTNFNASVAGYGFLALAVLIFGQWRTKGILGAAFFFGVLKTLASAYSGIPVIKDLPIPNEIYKMLPYVVTLIVLAFSSGKSKAPKAEGIPYDKGSR
- the deoC gene encoding deoxyribose-phosphate aldolase, producing MEQREILSKVDHTLLAQTATWEEIKVICDDAVAYQTASVCIPPSYVKQAAEYLGDKMPVCTVIGFPNGYNTTAVKVFETEDAVRNGAEEIDMVINLGWVKEGRYDLVREEIQAVKKACNGKLLKVIIETCLLTEEEKIQMCRTVTESDAEYIKTSTGFSTHGATFEDVKLMREYTGNDKKVKAAGGISSFADGEEFVKLGADRLGTSRLVKAAKAQR
- a CDS encoding recombinase family protein, with translation MSNNMLPEKKRYSAALYMRLSKDDEGEGESASITTQRKMLRAYAAENHYYVYDEYVDDGISGTTFERPDFRRMIRDIENSKVNMVITKDLSRLGRDYILTGQYTEIYFPSKKVRYIAINDGYDSDSPYTDIAPFKNIINEMYARDISKKIRSSFMTHMEEGDFVSAFAPYGYMRDPVDKHHLVADEEPAEIVREIFGKAAKGILPVDISRELNRRQVPTPLEYRQKKKPSESTVDFGKRRGWTSSTITKMLHNIVYLGHMAQGKTTKISFKSGTTVKNPKEDWYVVKNTHEPLVSREVFAMAGRRSRQRTCAQKGEFKNIFSGIAKCADCGRNMSAVGTRKKGSSANLACGAYKLYGTKECTNHFMDYDTLCSIILSAIRESVSISGQEEYEILERAEKYLEKQNAKTDRKKQISLLERRCRELDRLIEKLYEDHVEGVLGEERMKKLLSRYEGENHEISVKIKSLKTNVSNERKEDTIEQLKKVLRGFTEPEKLSRELLFHFIDRIEIGQGSYRETEFGRIKKQSVRIYFRFRKIIS